In Coraliomargarita parva, the genomic stretch GAACATGAATTAAACCTGATCGACCGCTACTCCATCAGCCTCGACGCGGACCGGGCCCCGGTCGGCACGGAACTGGCCGTACTCGGCCGCGGATTTAAAAGCGGCGACATCGTCTACATCGGCGGCACCGAGGCCAGCACCCGGTTTATTTCCAGCAACAGCCTGCGCTTTAAGGTTCCGGCACTCCAACCCGGCAGCTATTATGTGGAAATTCACAGTGGCGACCGCGTCGATCCGGCCGGCATGTTGCGCGTCGACAAAGGCCTCCCCATTCGAGTCATCCCGGAAAGCCTCGAACTCAAACCGGGCGAGAAGCAAGTGATCGTTTTTGCGCTGGAAGATGCCGCTCCCTACGGAGGCCTCTACCTCGATGTGACCACAAATATTCCACAAAGCGTCATTATGCCCGAAGTGCTCATCCCCGAAGGACAGCGCACCGTCAATGTCACGGTCGAAGGCGGCACCCCCGGCAAAGGAGAGCTTTACATTCGCAGCCAGCGCAACAACGGCGAACTCAGCATCCCCGTGCGCGTGCAGTAATACCGATTCGATTTGTTTTAGTAGGATTGAAATTGGTAGCGGCGCGTGTCCCCACACGCCA encodes the following:
- a CDS encoding IPT/TIG domain-containing protein → MKAKRIFLLALTSSLLLTSACSVRMANMTPATVPSNPSGLYTLTLKADIANKAIDPRTLVAYVVIDDEKHMMSRSELGGAFFDYDYDIPDTRTNARFYYIVNYRLKTLNGEPGELRELISQEHELNLIDRYSISLDADRAPVGTELAVLGRGFKSGDIVYIGGTEASTRFISSNSLRFKVPALQPGSYYVEIHSGDRVDPAGMLRVDKGLPIRVIPESLELKPGEKQVIVFALEDAAPYGGLYLDVTTNIPQSVIMPEVLIPEGQRTVNVTVEGGTPGKGELYIRSQRNNGELSIPVRVQ